One genomic segment of Arthrobacter sp. zg-Y1110 includes these proteins:
- a CDS encoding LuxR family transcriptional regulator gives MTHWGQGRRLFGRERELAEVTNRLLDPGLRGVVLLGAEGIGKSSLAELAAERLSSIMVPYYVCGSPVLSRMQYGILSTYLGSATAAEMESPLAVLRTVRAHFQRLTETSGMQTLLVVDNAQHIDEASAHLLTQLAMSGELRLMVISRARAPRIHELLSLARDGLLARIDLGPLSRHAVHEFCVSVLGGPVLQASSTLLSRMSGGNPLYVKELLTRAQRQQRLLEVNGAWYLGKEPDSLDTSLVDLVKGMLASRSPAERNVLETVALAERLPRSVVSAVSDDEAVRSLLIDGILEILPDRDESVHLVQPLHEQIIRSLVPAARSAEIRARVLGRYEPGSLLDTVQPARLDTLLRYTEWALDCGERLSAEELLAAARAANGMWDAARGQRFAAAVHLPAFRKAAEVELAISSAKQGSYGRARTHLEALKTGAGDTWDQRSLQRAAFTSALMLRQSNADAEELNALAQRWTEVATVMAAREMASAGTPPGVSAGAGVLAAAALVLNGDYAEARTRLAALAGDGEEPQSADDVERALIIHGLYAEVLGACGEVGPALKQAQAAANLLAGSAGRFRCYSGFVFVRHALALLHGGRFAQLEQLIAKMHTGPQPLLTVLGGTLGVFEAALEIHRGRLHEGLQRLRPAVEALRDKDPELMLPYALGLACYASTVVGDGTPAAGLDTQVSAAGYPGPRHLWLTAQAYAAAAEASQSTEGPTSGRLAVLAAEARAAGLRSSEKDILELCLAVGDLTQVGRLAELTADFEGAEAQALHAYAAAVASGNPDRMVAAAEDAIGAQKYLVAVESIGHAIRFYGNHGNLRRQRALIQQLRRRREELAGVTVSYLSPSLHLVRLTRREHEIVALLLSGATTKDIAGHFTLSQRTVEGHVYRIYVKLGISRRADLESAYRALEPGHRTAPLL, from the coding sequence ATGACGCACTGGGGACAGGGCCGCCGATTGTTCGGCCGCGAACGTGAACTTGCAGAGGTGACGAACAGGCTCCTGGACCCGGGGCTGCGCGGCGTCGTCCTGCTGGGAGCCGAGGGGATCGGCAAGTCCTCCCTCGCCGAACTGGCGGCTGAGCGCCTCAGCTCCATCATGGTTCCGTATTATGTCTGCGGGTCCCCGGTGTTGTCCCGGATGCAGTACGGCATCCTGTCCACGTATCTGGGTTCCGCCACGGCTGCAGAAATGGAGTCCCCGCTCGCGGTCCTGCGGACGGTGCGGGCGCATTTCCAGCGGCTGACGGAAACCAGCGGCATGCAGACCCTGCTGGTGGTGGATAACGCCCAGCACATAGACGAGGCCAGCGCGCACCTGCTGACCCAGCTGGCCATGTCCGGAGAACTACGTCTGATGGTCATTTCCCGCGCCCGGGCACCGCGGATCCATGAGCTGCTCTCACTGGCCCGGGACGGTCTGCTGGCCCGGATAGACCTGGGGCCGCTGTCCCGGCACGCCGTTCACGAGTTCTGCGTCAGCGTCCTCGGAGGCCCCGTGCTCCAGGCCTCGAGCACGCTGTTGAGCCGGATGTCCGGCGGCAACCCGCTTTACGTGAAGGAATTGTTGACCCGGGCCCAGCGGCAGCAGCGGCTTCTGGAAGTGAACGGTGCCTGGTATCTGGGGAAAGAGCCCGACAGCCTCGACACCTCGCTGGTGGATCTGGTCAAGGGCATGCTGGCTTCGCGCAGCCCCGCAGAACGCAATGTCCTGGAGACGGTGGCGCTCGCCGAACGGTTGCCGCGGTCCGTTGTGTCGGCGGTGTCCGACGACGAGGCCGTCCGCTCGCTCTTGATCGACGGGATCCTCGAAATCCTGCCGGACCGGGATGAATCCGTGCATCTGGTGCAGCCGCTGCACGAGCAGATCATCCGCAGCCTCGTTCCGGCCGCCCGCAGCGCCGAAATCCGTGCCCGGGTCCTGGGCCGCTACGAGCCCGGATCGCTGCTGGATACGGTGCAACCGGCCCGCCTGGACACCCTGCTGAGGTACACGGAGTGGGCACTCGACTGCGGCGAACGGCTTTCCGCCGAGGAGTTGCTGGCGGCGGCGCGTGCAGCAAACGGAATGTGGGACGCAGCACGCGGCCAGCGTTTCGCTGCCGCCGTCCACCTGCCTGCGTTCCGGAAGGCCGCAGAAGTGGAGCTTGCCATTTCGTCTGCCAAACAGGGCAGCTACGGACGTGCCCGGACCCATTTGGAAGCACTCAAGACGGGTGCGGGCGATACCTGGGATCAGCGGAGCCTGCAGCGAGCTGCCTTCACAAGTGCGCTGATGCTCCGCCAGAGCAACGCGGACGCCGAGGAATTGAATGCCCTGGCGCAGCGATGGACCGAGGTGGCCACCGTCATGGCCGCAAGGGAGATGGCGTCCGCCGGAACGCCGCCCGGAGTGTCCGCCGGGGCTGGAGTGCTCGCGGCCGCGGCACTGGTGCTCAACGGGGACTACGCCGAAGCCCGCACCCGGCTGGCCGCCCTCGCCGGCGACGGGGAAGAACCGCAGTCCGCCGACGACGTCGAGCGGGCCTTGATCATCCACGGGCTCTATGCGGAAGTGCTGGGGGCGTGCGGCGAGGTGGGACCGGCACTGAAACAGGCGCAGGCCGCCGCGAACCTCCTCGCAGGCAGTGCCGGCCGGTTCCGCTGCTATTCCGGGTTCGTTTTTGTGCGCCATGCCCTCGCCCTGCTCCACGGCGGCCGGTTTGCCCAGCTGGAACAGCTGATCGCCAAGATGCACACCGGACCCCAGCCTCTGCTGACCGTGCTGGGAGGAACATTGGGCGTGTTTGAGGCCGCCCTCGAAATCCACCGGGGGAGATTGCACGAAGGACTGCAGAGGCTGCGCCCTGCCGTGGAAGCGCTGCGCGACAAGGACCCCGAGCTGATGCTTCCCTACGCCCTCGGCTTGGCCTGCTACGCCTCGACGGTGGTCGGAGATGGAACTCCTGCTGCCGGGCTGGACACTCAGGTGTCCGCCGCGGGCTACCCGGGTCCCCGGCATTTGTGGCTTACCGCCCAGGCTTATGCGGCGGCTGCTGAGGCCTCCCAGTCCACCGAGGGCCCCACTTCCGGCAGGCTGGCGGTGCTGGCGGCCGAGGCCCGGGCGGCCGGGCTGCGCAGCAGCGAAAAGGACATCCTGGAACTGTGCCTTGCCGTGGGGGACCTGACCCAGGTTGGACGGCTGGCCGAGCTGACGGCGGATTTCGAGGGTGCAGAGGCCCAGGCCCTGCACGCCTATGCCGCGGCGGTCGCCTCCGGCAATCCGGACCGCATGGTTGCCGCCGCCGAGGACGCGATCGGAGCACAAAAGTACCTGGTGGCCGTGGAGAGCATCGGCCATGCGATCCGCTTCTACGGAAACCACGGAAACCTGCGCCGGCAGCGCGCCCTTATCCAGCAGCTGCGGCGGCGACGGGAGGAACTGGCGGGAGTAACCGTCTCCTACCTGAGTCCGTCTCTGCACCTGGTCCGGCTCACCCGACGGGAACACGAGATTGTGGCACTGCTGCTGTCCGGGGCAACTACCAAGGACATTGCCGGCCACTTCACGCTGTCCCAGCGGACCGTGGAGGGGCATGTGTACCGGATTTACGTCAAGCTGGGGATCAGCCGGCGGGCGGATCTGGAATCTGCCTACCGCGCCCTGGAACCGGGCCACCGAACTGCGCCTCTGCTGTAA
- a CDS encoding sugar transferase — translation MLFSATGPQGALSDGSVMAQVRDAAGSVLPAQPFVFPSFTTAKPFSRTGRTRSAAVLWNRRYARILSVCDALIVFAAVFGGYLVRFGLEPAVLPVGVFETSYLVVAAVTGCAWLLALSVYRTRDKRITGMGTDEYKRLVNATVALLGGLALASVAFQFDLARGYFGFVLFAGTAGLVCSRWFLRQWLAGQRQRGRYLSKVLVLGRPRDVRYVTHQIGKKSRAAYQVVGVALTGKPRTWLEVDGTRVPVVSDEHSVVDAVRRVGADAVIVAGPTKGGSRYVQELGWQLEESATELILTTGLTNVAGPRIHARPVEGLPLMHVELPQYAGARHAMKRTLDITLSGLALLVLLPIFLILAVLIKKDSPGPVIFRQERVGRGGRKFLMYKFRSMVETAEDDLAGLLDRNDGDGVLFKMQHDPRVTEVGRWMRKYSLDELPQFWNVFMGHMSLVGPRPPLPREVARYGNRVHRRLYIKPGLTGMWQINGRSELNWKDGVRLDLYYVENWSLAGDLIILWRTVQMLRRPVGAY, via the coding sequence GTGCTTTTTTCCGCCACAGGTCCTCAAGGGGCGCTTTCCGACGGCTCCGTCATGGCGCAGGTCCGCGATGCAGCTGGATCCGTGCTGCCGGCGCAGCCTTTCGTCTTTCCCAGTTTCACCACGGCCAAGCCGTTCAGCAGGACCGGGCGTACCAGGAGCGCAGCAGTACTTTGGAACCGCCGTTACGCCCGAATCCTTTCGGTCTGTGACGCACTGATTGTGTTCGCTGCTGTCTTTGGCGGCTATCTCGTGCGGTTCGGGCTGGAGCCCGCCGTATTGCCGGTCGGCGTGTTCGAGACCAGCTACCTGGTGGTAGCGGCGGTCACGGGCTGCGCCTGGCTGCTGGCCCTGTCTGTCTACCGGACCCGGGATAAACGAATAACCGGAATGGGCACCGACGAATACAAGCGGCTGGTGAATGCCACCGTGGCCCTTCTGGGCGGGCTCGCCCTTGCCTCGGTAGCTTTCCAGTTCGACCTTGCGCGGGGCTATTTCGGCTTCGTGCTCTTCGCCGGCACTGCCGGGTTGGTCTGTAGCCGGTGGTTCCTGCGGCAATGGCTGGCCGGCCAGCGGCAACGCGGTCGCTACCTCTCGAAAGTGCTGGTTCTGGGCAGGCCGAGGGACGTACGCTACGTGACCCACCAGATCGGGAAGAAGTCACGGGCCGCCTACCAGGTGGTGGGGGTGGCGCTGACTGGAAAGCCGCGGACCTGGCTGGAAGTGGACGGCACGCGTGTTCCCGTGGTGTCGGATGAGCACTCGGTGGTCGACGCCGTGCGGCGCGTGGGTGCCGACGCCGTCATTGTCGCGGGTCCCACCAAGGGCGGCAGCAGGTATGTACAGGAGCTTGGCTGGCAGCTGGAGGAATCAGCCACGGAACTGATCCTCACCACAGGACTGACCAATGTGGCCGGCCCGCGGATTCACGCCCGCCCGGTGGAGGGACTGCCCCTGATGCACGTCGAGCTCCCGCAGTACGCCGGTGCCCGGCATGCCATGAAACGGACCCTGGACATAACCCTCTCCGGGCTGGCCCTGTTGGTGCTGTTGCCGATCTTCCTCATCCTGGCCGTGCTGATCAAGAAGGACAGTCCCGGTCCCGTCATCTTCCGCCAGGAACGCGTAGGGCGGGGCGGCCGGAAGTTCCTCATGTACAAATTCCGGTCAATGGTGGAAACCGCCGAAGACGATCTTGCCGGACTGCTGGACCGTAATGACGGAGACGGCGTGCTCTTTAAAATGCAGCACGACCCGAGGGTCACCGAGGTGGGTCGATGGATGCGCAAGTACTCCCTCGATGAGCTGCCCCAGTTCTGGAACGTATTCATGGGACACATGTCCCTGGTCGGCCCGCGGCCCCCGCTGCCCCGCGAAGTGGCCCGGTACGGCAACCGGGTGCACCGCCGCCTCTACATCAAGCCCGGCCTCACCGGTATGTGGCAGATCAACGGGCGGTCGGAACTGAACTGGAAAGACGGCGTCCGGCTGGATCTGTACTACGTCGAAAACTGGTCGCTTGCCGGCGACCTCATCATTCTCTGGCGGACGGTGCAGATGCTCCGCCGGCCAGTGGGCGCCTACTAG
- a CDS encoding acetyltransferase translates to MLRHKPRPEGEDDGAVIDLSKAPGSKESWGKPLYAVALWSACELVFVTNPWQISSRLRVAVLRAFGAEIADGVIFRPRTRVKSPWKLHIGPRSWIGEGVWFHNQDNIWIGADVVISQESFLTTGSHRVRTDMGLVTSPIRIDDGAWVTSRCMVLGGARIGKSAVIQPMTVVKGAVAPGQVFGSAVGPTELGERFLPASESSNVDRKSS, encoded by the coding sequence ATGCTGCGGCATAAACCCCGTCCGGAGGGGGAGGACGACGGCGCCGTCATCGATTTGTCCAAGGCGCCCGGATCCAAGGAATCCTGGGGAAAGCCACTGTATGCGGTGGCTCTGTGGTCCGCGTGTGAACTGGTCTTTGTCACCAACCCGTGGCAGATCAGTTCCCGTCTGCGGGTCGCTGTGCTGCGGGCCTTCGGGGCAGAGATTGCCGACGGTGTGATCTTCCGTCCGCGCACCCGCGTCAAGTCACCGTGGAAACTCCACATCGGCCCCCGGTCCTGGATCGGTGAAGGCGTGTGGTTCCACAACCAGGACAACATCTGGATCGGAGCCGACGTCGTCATATCGCAGGAAAGTTTCCTGACCACGGGCAGCCACCGGGTCCGTACCGACATGGGGCTGGTGACCAGCCCCATCCGGATTGACGACGGCGCCTGGGTCACGTCACGCTGCATGGTGCTGGGGGGAGCCCGAATCGGTAAGTCCGCAGTCATCCAGCCAATGACCGTGGTCAAGGGGGCGGTCGCGCCGGGACAGGTCTTTGGCAGCGCCGTCGGACCGACCGAGCTGGGGGAACGGTTCCTCCCCGCGTCGGAGAGCAGCAACGTGGATCGGAAATCGTCGTGA
- a CDS encoding SGNH/GDSL hydrolase family protein, whose translation MPTRHGRHISKRRSRRRRQGRKFVWFLVLAVTAGLVSAYALSQAPGTTSRTLSPRPSSTSTPGSPGTGEVFADSVVKIDVLGDSYTAGSVEGGRGAANWTRLVGTRFTDRGDTVELNVMAQPGSGYIARGNEGLAFREIATLRLREDTDVVLVFGSRNDGLQTDDAMYAAAKSLYSDVRDRAPGARIVAVGPVWPQDTAPDFIQANNEAMARAASEEDVRYVDALAAGWFAGDNTGLISEDGVHPTDVGHDYLAGKIFPLLEDALREVRAA comes from the coding sequence ATGCCTACTCGACATGGACGCCACATATCCAAGCGCCGTTCCCGGAGGAGACGGCAGGGCCGGAAGTTCGTCTGGTTCCTGGTCCTTGCCGTGACTGCCGGACTGGTTTCGGCGTACGCACTTTCCCAGGCCCCGGGGACCACCAGCCGGACTCTTTCCCCGCGTCCGTCCTCGACGTCCACGCCCGGAAGCCCCGGCACTGGCGAGGTTTTCGCAGATTCCGTGGTGAAAATCGATGTCCTGGGCGATTCCTACACGGCGGGTTCCGTGGAAGGCGGCCGCGGCGCGGCAAACTGGACCCGGCTGGTCGGCACCCGGTTCACGGACCGCGGCGATACCGTCGAACTGAACGTCATGGCGCAGCCAGGGTCCGGCTACATAGCCCGCGGCAACGAGGGTCTGGCCTTCCGGGAGATCGCCACTCTCCGGCTGAGGGAGGATACGGATGTCGTCCTGGTTTTCGGCAGCAGGAATGACGGCCTCCAGACGGACGATGCCATGTACGCGGCTGCCAAGTCGCTGTACTCGGATGTCCGGGACCGTGCGCCGGGGGCCCGCATCGTCGCCGTCGGACCCGTCTGGCCCCAGGACACCGCTCCGGATTTCATCCAGGCCAACAACGAGGCCATGGCTCGGGCCGCCAGCGAGGAAGACGTCCGTTACGTTGATGCCCTGGCGGCCGGCTGGTTTGCCGGCGACAACACCGGATTGATCAGTGAAGACGGTGTCCATCCCACGGACGTTGGCCATGACTACCTGGCGGGGAAGATCTTTCCGCTGCTGGAGGACGCACTGCGCGAAGTCCGCGCCGCGTAG
- a CDS encoding glycosyltransferase: MKARGQGAAGGLLTSVPKTADGPAASPAIQEHRRRDRSGPVPAVLQIGGLAGAAAGGVWVVAQMQSDALAGLGVKVDLVGGWLGVPPATHAGAAAPQAPSIPADRGRPAVVPRLFRMRRPAPGAGLRAPVSLALPRYVRRAAAGADVAHVHLCRDFVTCASAFLLVRAKVPVVAQAHGMLQPSRRPLLRAFDLLITRRILRIPTLWLTLTEDEERGLTELGVDPARFHRVVNASAEPRQRWSDPDTAVFLFAARLAPRKQPGVFVQAAIQALDAGLDARFVVVGPDQGEAAKVRALIAASRHADRFEFVGELPAAGVQARMAACTAYVLPALSEPYPMTVLEAAALGTPLILTVQCGLAPLMARQDAAVVVEPDVSTVRDAMLELARNPAARVRIGGNARRVHRDNWSTRALAEDLLTTYRGVAASEGRQP, translated from the coding sequence GTGAAGGCGAGGGGTCAGGGTGCCGCCGGTGGACTGCTTACCTCCGTGCCCAAGACCGCCGACGGACCTGCCGCGAGCCCGGCTATTCAAGAGCACCGGCGACGGGACCGTTCGGGTCCGGTCCCGGCCGTCCTGCAGATCGGCGGGCTCGCGGGTGCGGCAGCCGGCGGCGTATGGGTAGTGGCCCAGATGCAAAGTGATGCTCTGGCCGGACTGGGAGTAAAAGTCGACCTGGTTGGTGGCTGGTTAGGCGTTCCGCCGGCTACGCACGCCGGCGCCGCGGCGCCGCAGGCTCCGTCCATCCCGGCGGACCGGGGCCGGCCGGCGGTGGTACCCCGCCTCTTCCGGATGCGTCGGCCCGCACCGGGAGCCGGGCTGCGGGCCCCGGTCAGTCTGGCACTGCCGCGCTACGTACGCAGGGCCGCAGCAGGGGCCGATGTCGCGCACGTGCACCTCTGCCGGGACTTCGTGACCTGCGCTTCGGCGTTCCTGCTGGTCCGGGCCAAGGTACCGGTTGTGGCCCAGGCGCACGGGATGCTCCAGCCTTCCCGGCGCCCCCTGCTGCGGGCGTTCGACCTGCTGATCACCCGCCGCATCCTGCGGATCCCGACTCTCTGGCTGACCCTCACCGAGGACGAGGAACGGGGGTTGACTGAGCTGGGAGTGGATCCTGCCCGTTTCCACCGTGTCGTGAATGCGTCGGCGGAGCCTCGGCAAAGATGGTCGGACCCGGACACGGCCGTGTTCCTGTTCGCGGCCCGGCTTGCACCGCGCAAACAGCCCGGGGTTTTCGTGCAGGCTGCCATACAGGCCCTGGACGCGGGACTGGACGCCCGGTTCGTCGTCGTCGGACCTGATCAGGGCGAAGCAGCGAAGGTGCGCGCCTTGATTGCTGCATCCCGGCACGCGGACCGTTTCGAGTTCGTCGGAGAGCTGCCGGCGGCCGGCGTCCAGGCGCGGATGGCGGCGTGCACGGCCTACGTCCTGCCTGCCCTATCCGAGCCATACCCCATGACGGTGCTTGAAGCGGCTGCGCTGGGCACACCCCTGATCCTCACTGTGCAGTGCGGACTGGCTCCCCTAATGGCCCGGCAGGACGCCGCCGTGGTGGTGGAGCCGGATGTTTCCACCGTTCGGGACGCGATGCTTGAGCTGGCACGAAACCCCGCTGCCCGCGTGCGGATAGGTGGCAACGCCCGGAGGGTTCACCGGGATAACTGGTCCACCCGCGCACTGGCCGAAGACCTGCTCACAACCTATCGCGGCGTAGCCGCGTCGGAGGGAAGGCAGCCGTGA
- a CDS encoding O-antigen polymerase yields MTTLLPAGTEIEKRSSARSAAAMVAFLAFGVVLPLLVRGASNVFYTDTDFLIRYAVVLYAAVKLALVLSQRAIRPVSGVFWIFVYTCMGVAPLAQLTTGRSTALAIQVDDQMLTGASLLTLLGCVCFDIAYHSRLRRPPADMTRMRVHRLRGIRVLRIFSIAALAAGLFYIVQVGGVAVFFLSRQEAGAALDAINPDSGQALRAIISGAGSVANLCALIFYIHVVRTREHALAILDVILMVALVLMNVVVNNPISNSRYWVLAVLFGLVLPLIRGRKALFNLAILGGTLASIFVFPLSDITRRAAGTQAPLQVDSVWTMIATKDYDQFTMLANTLGYTADHGLSWGMQALGPLLFWVPRVGWPDKPYDTGVEVGIWMNNSNLNLSAPLWAEAWINFGLLGVVLAFVGLGVLARRLDTAYRADVLGMGSVGYLGISIFAGYLFILMRGSLLQSMGRLMILAISILILTTVANGRERSTR; encoded by the coding sequence GTGACAACCCTCTTGCCCGCCGGTACCGAGATAGAGAAGCGCTCGAGCGCTCGGTCCGCCGCCGCCATGGTGGCGTTCCTCGCCTTTGGCGTGGTGCTCCCTCTGCTGGTCCGCGGCGCCAGCAACGTTTTTTACACCGACACGGATTTCCTGATCCGCTACGCCGTCGTGCTTTACGCCGCCGTGAAACTTGCCCTCGTGCTTAGCCAGCGGGCGATCCGCCCCGTCTCCGGTGTGTTCTGGATCTTCGTCTACACCTGTATGGGGGTGGCACCGCTCGCGCAGTTGACCACCGGGCGGTCCACAGCCCTCGCGATCCAAGTGGATGACCAGATGCTGACGGGGGCCAGCTTGCTCACCCTTCTGGGGTGCGTCTGTTTCGACATCGCCTACCACTCACGGCTGCGCCGGCCGCCGGCAGATATGACCAGGATGCGTGTGCACAGGCTGCGCGGCATCAGGGTCCTGCGCATATTTTCCATTGCTGCGCTGGCAGCGGGATTGTTTTATATCGTCCAAGTGGGCGGTGTGGCCGTCTTTTTCCTCAGCCGGCAGGAGGCCGGTGCGGCACTTGATGCGATCAACCCGGACAGCGGCCAGGCCTTGCGGGCGATCATCTCGGGCGCAGGGTCGGTGGCCAACCTCTGCGCGCTTATCTTCTACATTCACGTGGTGCGTACCCGGGAACATGCGCTGGCGATCCTTGACGTCATCCTCATGGTGGCGCTGGTGCTGATGAACGTCGTCGTAAACAACCCGATTTCCAACTCACGCTACTGGGTCCTGGCTGTGTTGTTCGGCCTGGTCCTCCCGCTGATCCGGGGACGCAAGGCGCTGTTCAACCTTGCCATCCTGGGCGGAACACTTGCCTCGATCTTCGTTTTCCCGCTGTCGGACATCACCCGCCGGGCCGCCGGTACGCAGGCGCCGCTGCAGGTCGATTCGGTGTGGACGATGATTGCCACGAAGGATTATGACCAGTTCACCATGCTGGCCAACACCCTCGGCTATACCGCTGACCACGGACTCTCCTGGGGTATGCAGGCGCTTGGGCCGCTGCTTTTCTGGGTGCCGCGGGTGGGCTGGCCGGATAAGCCGTACGACACCGGTGTTGAGGTGGGCATCTGGATGAACAACTCGAATCTCAACCTGTCGGCGCCGCTCTGGGCGGAGGCCTGGATCAATTTCGGACTGCTCGGCGTGGTGCTGGCCTTCGTCGGCCTCGGCGTCTTGGCCCGCCGCCTGGACACGGCGTACCGAGCGGACGTACTGGGCATGGGGTCCGTCGGGTATCTGGGGATCTCGATCTTTGCGGGCTACCTCTTCATCCTGATGCGCGGATCGCTGCTTCAGTCCATGGGCCGGCTGATGATCCTGGCGATTTCCATCCTCATCCTGACCACGGTGGCCAACGGCCGCGAAAGGAGCACACGATGA
- a CDS encoding CDP-alcohol phosphatidyltransferase family protein yields the protein MSGPLPLPQAPDRPGFRASFDQLRQAQKTRKGVPLYLLYVNRPAGRAVAAALRSTRVAPNHVTWAGAVLTYGSLVWLALWAQPEPAAALAGLLLAAGYVLDSADGQLARLQGSSSAYGEWLDHLLDNGRITVMHIAAFCFLARTTDYDVVLLALGCGVFLLASSVIFFGGMLFDQLARNARTDPGPGAGSDGGSGPAADAKPDADRRLFIRSVVMLPADYGITCLAFLAVPEPSVFLTVYLILAAAHVVLGAAFVRHWRSKLLRLR from the coding sequence ATGAGCGGGCCCCTGCCACTGCCCCAGGCACCGGACCGCCCGGGGTTCCGTGCGTCCTTTGACCAGCTGAGACAGGCACAGAAAACCCGCAAGGGCGTTCCGTTGTATCTGCTCTACGTGAACCGGCCGGCCGGCCGCGCGGTCGCAGCGGCCCTTCGGAGCACCCGGGTTGCCCCCAACCACGTGACCTGGGCCGGAGCGGTCCTCACCTACGGGTCATTGGTCTGGCTGGCGCTGTGGGCGCAGCCCGAGCCGGCGGCCGCACTGGCGGGCCTGCTGCTCGCGGCCGGGTATGTACTTGATTCCGCGGATGGGCAGCTGGCCCGGTTACAGGGCAGCAGCTCGGCCTATGGTGAGTGGCTGGACCACCTGCTGGACAACGGCCGGATAACGGTAATGCATATTGCCGCTTTCTGCTTTCTGGCGCGGACAACGGACTACGACGTCGTGCTGCTGGCTCTCGGCTGCGGTGTTTTCCTGCTGGCCAGCTCAGTGATTTTCTTCGGGGGAATGCTTTTCGACCAGCTGGCGAGGAACGCCCGGACGGATCCCGGTCCTGGCGCCGGATCGGATGGGGGTTCCGGACCAGCCGCCGACGCGAAGCCGGATGCTGACCGGCGCCTGTTTATCCGTTCGGTGGTGATGCTCCCGGCGGATTATGGCATTACGTGCCTGGCTTTCCTGGCGGTGCCCGAGCCTTCGGTCTTCCTCACCGTCTACCTCATCCTGGCAGCCGCGCATGTTGTGCTCGGTGCGGCGTTTGTGCGGCATTGGCGGTCCAAGCTCCTCCGGCTGCGCTAA
- a CDS encoding polysaccharide biosynthesis tyrosine autokinase, which produces MREQILVLRRNWMLIVSFALIGLITAAVVSVIMPKAYTANSSIFVSTQNVESSAELQQGSVFALARVQSYVDLVRKPQVLDPVIEKLNLDTTAPELAKNVKASTSRNTVLIEIEAVDSSPERAAEIANGVVSSLIVSVADLERPTNGLPSPVRLSSVDTAQAPVSPSSPKTSLNLLLGLLYGLATGLVVAILRNVLDRHVRTEADLRRSTSLALLGGITESATPGVSSAPFVLGGSGSDAFRQLRTNLEFAAVGHEMQSVVVTSSQAGEGKSTVALNLALSIAQSGRSVLLVDADLRLPSVAAATGLEQTVGLTTVLIGRTNLSDAAQHWGNGGLSVLTSGPLPPNPTELLGSSTMQKLIGEMEEAYDVVIFDAPPVLPVADATILTRYTDSLLLVVGATKVSQHNLSKAVEQLNLVKANVIGVVLNRIPRKGPDANSAYLAGYGAVPASPLDGEQSGQPSSPIAEAEAAIVHGGEGRSARRKHPVKS; this is translated from the coding sequence ATGCGCGAACAGATTCTCGTCCTGCGACGAAATTGGATGCTTATCGTTTCATTCGCTCTCATTGGCCTGATCACGGCCGCCGTGGTGTCTGTCATCATGCCGAAGGCCTACACCGCCAACAGCAGTATCTTTGTCTCGACCCAAAACGTGGAGTCATCGGCCGAACTGCAGCAGGGCAGTGTCTTCGCACTGGCGCGCGTTCAGTCCTATGTGGATTTGGTTCGGAAGCCGCAGGTCCTGGACCCGGTGATTGAAAAGCTCAACCTTGACACCACCGCACCGGAGCTGGCAAAGAACGTCAAAGCCTCAACCTCCCGCAACACCGTGCTCATTGAGATCGAAGCCGTCGATTCCTCTCCTGAGCGCGCCGCGGAGATTGCCAATGGCGTCGTCTCAAGCCTGATTGTGTCCGTGGCAGACCTGGAGCGTCCCACCAACGGGCTGCCCTCGCCGGTCCGGCTGTCCTCAGTGGACACCGCGCAGGCACCTGTCAGCCCATCCAGCCCCAAGACTTCCCTGAATCTGCTGCTCGGCCTGCTTTACGGCCTGGCCACCGGGTTGGTGGTAGCCATCCTGCGGAACGTCCTGGACCGGCATGTCCGAACGGAAGCCGATCTGCGCAGGTCCACCTCACTGGCGCTGCTGGGCGGTATCACTGAATCGGCGACCCCCGGGGTCTCCTCCGCACCGTTCGTGCTCGGCGGCTCGGGCAGCGATGCGTTCCGCCAGCTGCGGACCAACTTGGAGTTCGCCGCCGTCGGGCATGAGATGCAGTCCGTAGTCGTCACGTCGTCCCAGGCCGGAGAAGGCAAGAGCACAGTGGCGTTGAACCTGGCGCTGAGCATCGCGCAGAGCGGCCGCAGCGTCCTGCTGGTCGACGCCGACCTGCGCCTCCCTTCGGTGGCCGCTGCCACCGGCCTGGAGCAAACCGTGGGACTGACCACGGTGTTGATCGGGCGTACCAACCTCTCCGATGCGGCGCAGCACTGGGGCAACGGCGGCTTGTCCGTCCTGACCTCGGGTCCGTTGCCGCCAAACCCCACGGAGTTGCTGGGTTCGTCCACCATGCAGAAGCTGATCGGGGAGATGGAGGAGGCATACGACGTCGTGATCTTTGATGCCCCGCCGGTGTTGCCGGTGGCCGACGCCACTATTCTGACCCGGTACACGGACAGCCTGCTGCTGGTGGTCGGTGCCACAAAGGTCAGCCAGCACAATCTGTCCAAGGCAGTTGAACAGCTGAACCTGGTGAAAGCCAACGTCATCGGGGTCGTCCTGAACCGCATACCGCGGAAGGGCCCGGATGCGAACTCGGCGTACCTCGCCGGTTACGGAGCGGTTCCTGCGTCACCGTTGGACGGAGAGCAGAGCGGCCAGCCGTCGTCGCCGATCGCCGAAGCTGAAGCTGCTATCGTGCACGGCGGTGAGGGCCGCAGCGCCCGCCGGAAGCACCCTGTAAAGAGCTGA